From one Cygnus olor isolate bCygOlo1 chromosome 26, bCygOlo1.pri.v2, whole genome shotgun sequence genomic stretch:
- the CTXN1 gene encoding cortexin-1, protein MNDASTMDYELLSPSLVEHPASTAGMDAEQKTVFAFVIFLLVFLVMLMVRCFRILLDPYSRMPASSWTDHKEGLERGQFDYALV, encoded by the coding sequence ATGAATGATGCATCGACAATGGATTATGAACTCCTGTCCCCCTCCTTGGTCGAGCACCCGGCCAGCACTGCGGGCATGGATGCTGAGCAAAAAACCGTCTTTGCCTTTGTCATCTTCCTCCTGGTCTTCTTGGTGATGCTGATGGTGCGCTGCTTCCGCATCCTGCTGGACCCCTACAGCCGCATGCCTGCCTCCTCCTGGACTGACCACAAGGAGGGGTTGGAGAGGGGCCAGTTCGATTATGCCTTGGTGTag